In Chlorobiota bacterium, the sequence CAGCGATGATCATCCCTGCTGGCTCCGACTGCGGAACCGGGTGCTGGCGATAATACTCGGCCTGCTGCTCCTGGCTACGGTTCTTCAAGGCTTCTGCTGCCGAAAGGGTGATCCGCTTCGATTCCTTATCGAACTCGATCACTTTCAGCGGAAGTTCATCGCCCACGCGGAAGAACTGGGCGATATTTTTCACCGGTGCCGAAGCAAGCTGCGAGGTTGGGACAAAGCCATCAACGCCTTGCGGAAGCTCCACCACCACCCCTTTGTCAATAATCCGAACGATCGTTCCTGCGGTTTCGCTGCCAACGGAGTAGTCGCCGGCGAACTCATCCCACGGGTTCATGTTCAGCTGCTTGTGGCCCAAGCTGATGCGGCGTTGATCCGGTTCAACACCAAGCACAATCACGTCAAGCTCTTGCCCTTTCTTCAGTGCTTCCCCTGGGTGGCGCAGCTTCTTGGTCCAGCTTAAATCGCTGATGTGAACAAGGCCATCAACCCCTGGCTCAAGCTCCACAAACACGCCAAAGTTGGCAAGATTGCGGACAATCCCTTTGTGGATGGAGCCAAGCGGATATTTCTGCATCAGCTCGCTCCATGGATCCGGCTCAAGCTGCTTCATTCCCAGCGAAATCTTCTTCTCGTCCTTGTCAATATTCAGGACCTGGACCTCGATATTTTGGGCCCAACGAGACGACCTGCGATGGGTGCTTCACGTGTTGGGTCCAGGACATTTCGGAGATATGGATCAGGCCTTCGATGCCCCGTTCAATCTCGATGAATGCACCGTAATCGGTAAGCGACACCACTTTGCCGGTGATCCTGCTGCCAACAGCGATTTTCTCATCAATCTGCTCCCACGGGTGCGGGGTCAGCTGCTTCAAGCCCAGGGAGATGCGGCGGCGTTCTTCGTCGAAGTCCAGCACCACAACTTTGATGGTTTCATCAAGCTGGACAACCTCCGACGGGTGATTGACGCGGCCCCACGAGAGGTCGGTGATATGGACAAGGCCATCAACCCCGCCCAGGTCAACGAACACACCGAAGTCGGTGATAGCCTTGACGATACCTTCCAGCACCAGGCCTTTCTCCAGCTTCGCAAGGATTTCCTGGCGTTGTTCGGCAAGGTTTTCTTCCAGAAGGACTTTGTGGGAGACCACAACGTTTTCGTTCGGGTGGTTGACTTTCACCACACGCACGTCAAGGTCGCGGCCAAGCAAGGCATCGAAATCGCGCACGGGGCGCACATCCACTTGCGAACCTGGAAGGAAGGCATCCAGCCCAAGCAGATCCACCACCAATCCACCTTTGATGCGGCGAGTAACCTTCGCTTTCAAGATTTCTTGGTTTTCGTAGGACTTCATGATCTTATCCCAGATGCGCATGAAGTCGGCCCGTTTGCGGCTTAGCAGCAGCTTGCCATCGGTGTCCTCCACTTTTTCGAGATAGACCTCAATTTCGTCGCCGGCCTTCAAGTCTTCGATATTCGCGAACTCGCTGCGTGGGACAATGCCTTCGGACTTAAAGCCGATATCAATCGAGACTTCGTCATCGTTCACCAGCACCACGCGGCCTTTGATGATCTCATGTTCGGTAAGATCGCCGAGTGTGCCTTCGTACATCTTCATCATGTCGCTATACTCATCAGCCGAGTAATCGCTGTGGCGACGGAAGCGTGCCTCGTTCCGCTTTGCATTGAAGCTGTGGCGCAAGGTCTTTTTCTGGTCCTTCCCGTTCTGTGTGGATTCAGCCATGATCGTGCCTTCCATGTGGTACATACCCCTAAAACTTCCATTCCATGGCGTAGCATGGGGGTTAGAAGCGTCGCGTTTGGTTGCGGCCTTGCAGGTGGTTTCCGTTGCCGGGCTGCCGGTTGCTTGGCTTGCCATGAGACGAATGGCAAGCACGCGGCGGCGGAATCTGCGGCGTTCCCTTAGCGAGTCCCCGTTTCGCTAATGCGTGCGTCCCAGCACGGACATTGGCGAGAGGCGGGTAACAAAAGTGGTTAACGTTGAATGTTTTGTTGATCGTTATCCGGCAGCCAGTGCCACCCTGTTGGATGTCCCAAATGGCGAACCCAAGCAGGGGTGGCACTTCCCTATCTTTTCGCACCTTTTGGTGCAAGGAAAAGCCTGCAAAGATAGGCTTTGCGGGGCGGCCCATGCAACCCTATTGCCAGGGAAAATCCCGCAAAGAAGGGCTGCCGAACGCACTTTTACGATTCTCGTCAAGGTGGGCAACCTTCTGGGAAGCGATCTTGCCGGTATGCCAACTCAACGAATTATTCTGACCGGAGCCAGCAGTGGGATTGGGGCAATCTTGGCGGTTGAGTACGCCAAACAATGCTGCAAACTGCTGCTGGTGGCGCGGCGAAAAGATCGGCTGGAATCGGTTGCTGCGCAGGTTGCCGCCGCCGGGGGCGAAGCCATTATTCTTGCTGCCGACGTCACAGAACCGGAAACCGCCGCCACCGCCGTGGATCTGGCAGTGCAAGCATGGGGCGGGGTTGATCTGGTGATTGCAAACGCCGGAACCAGCAGCCCACAATGGTTCAATTCCTTCGATGCCGCCGATGCCGAACAGACCATGCGCGTGAACTGGTTCAGCCTTGTCCGAATGGTTCAGGTGGTAATCCCCCTGTTCCGCCGCCAGGGGGGCGGAACGTTCGTGGCGATCAGCTCACTTGCGGGATACCGCGGGATGCCTGGCTCCGGCCCCTACAACGCCAGCAAAGCCGCCGTCACCACGCTGATGCAAAGCCTACGGACCGAAGTGGTTGGCACGCCAATCCGGCTCCTGACCATCAGCCCCGGATTTATCCGCACCCCAATGACCGACAAAAATGAATTCCCCATGCCCTTTTTGATGGAGCCGGAACAGGGTGCGCGCCGAATCATGGCAGCGATTGCCAAGGGGAAATCGGAGTATCGCTTCCCCGCCCGCCTTAGCGCGGCAGTGCGGTTGCTACAATGGATGCCGAACTGGTTGTTCGACCGTTTGATGAACAAGCTGCGCCCCAACCCTCGCGATGCATCCCCCTCCGTTGCCGAACCCAACGCCCGCCGCCGCCGCTAAGCAATCCCGCCGATTCCTCTGTTACGGTGTGACATCACGGGGGAAAGGGTGATCTATTCAGGGAAACGTGGGTACCGAGTGAAACGTGCGGCAATTGTTTCAGCCAATCCCGCTTCCGTATCTTCGCCCGCCATGAACAGACCCAGAGGGGAATATCCCCCTTCAGAAAACCTATCCATGCAAGCCAGTTTGCACGCCGACCCGCAGCAGCATCTGCCCACAATCAGCGTGGTGATCCCCCTTTTCAACGAGGAAGAATCACTGCGTGAACTTGGCAAACGGCTGGAAACGACCTTGCAGCAGATGGCCGGCGAACGCTACGAAGTCATCTTCGTGGACGATGGCTCGCGCGATGGCTCATTTTCGGTGATCCAAGAACTCCACCGGAAAAACCCGCGCTTCCAGGCCATTCGTTTCCGCACGAATTATGGGAAATCGGCAGCCCTCTCCGTTGGGTTTGCGAAGGCTCGCGGCCAGTTCGTGTACACCATGGATGCGGACCTGCAAGATGACCCTGCCGAACTTCCTGCCATGATGGAAAAACTGGAAAGCGGCTACGACCTTGTAAGCGGCTGGAAAAAACGGCGGCATGATCCGTGGCATAAAACCATGCCAAGCAAGCTCTTCAATAAAGTGGTGCAAACCGTCACCAAGCTGAAGATTCACGACTTCAATTGCGGGCTGAAACTTTACCGCAGCGAAGTCCTGCCGCAGCTAAGCGTTTATGGCGAGATGCACCGGTACCTTCCGGCACAAGCGCACTGGCAAGGGTTTCGGGTGGCCGAGCTTCCGGTGACGCACCATGCGCGGAAGCACGGGGTAAGCAAGTTCGGCGTAAGCCGGTTTCTGAAAGGCTACCTTGATTTGCTGACGCTGCTGCTGACCTTCCGATACTCCACCCGCCCGCTCCACGTTTTTGGAACAATTGGGACCATCGTCGCGCTTGTCGGATTCTTGATTGACCTTTGGCTAAGCATCGAGTGGTTCCTGGGGATGACCTCCTTAACCAACCGCCCGCTGGCGTTGTTGGGGGTGCTGCTGATTATCGTGGGGGTGCAGTTGGTATCAATCGGGCTGATTGGCGAGATGATCGCAAAAAACTCGCTGGACAACGCCCGCTACTCCATTCGCGAAATTTTAGAATAAACCGTATGCAAAGATTCTTGCTCGTCCGCCGCTTGGCGATTGGTGCGCTGCTGCTGATGCTTGGCGCGGCAACCGCCAGCAATGCCCAATGGAGTGCGCGCCCCTCAATCGGCGTGCAGACAATGTGGTTCAACGGCGACAACGCTATCCGCCAACCAATCAGCCCCGGCACCGCCCGCGAGCTTCCGCTTGGCGGGGGCATGAACGGAACCCACCCGGGATTGCAATTGCAGCTGGACCTTCTTCCCTCCAACGAAAGTTCGTTCCGATTTCCGATCTCCCTTGAGGCCTTCTCACTGGTTGGAAAAACCACCTTTGCGGCAACCCCCGACGTTGACAAACGGAAGCGGCGGTGGCTGTTCCGGCATTCTGCCGAGGTCTATTCGGTGGGCGCAGGGGTGACGTATAATTTGGTTGGCGGCCTGCCAAGCCTGTACGTCAGCGGGCAAGGGAAAGTCAATTTCATCACAAGCTCGGACCTTCTTTCACGGATTTATTACTCCGATAATGGCTCGGTAATTGTGGAACGAACCGTCCACCCCGACACAGCCAATAAAACACGGTTCGGAGCCTATCTGGAAATTGGTTCCCAAGTGGAGTTTTTCGAGCCATTGCTTCTTGATTTCAGCATCGGCTACGGCGCGCTCAATATTGGCGGAAGGGATACCGATCCCGTAACCCAGCGGAATTTATTGGTAGTGGACAACCAACGCCGCGACCCCGAAGCAATTATTGGGTTTGTGGGGGTGAACTTCAGCATCATTTGGAAATTATAACTCCGCGCCCGCCGATAGCCCGATTGATAAAAAAAACATCAGTAACCAAACACCGATTCCCGCTTTTCAATGATGCTGTCAACCGTAAATTCTTTTGATTTTATTGATGCTACCGATAAATATTTGTGGGGGTATATGTATGGCCTTTCGCGGGAGTATATCATTGATTATTTGGAGTCGAAAAACGTTCCGATTTCGGGCGCAAAAATTATTGAGATTGGATGCGCCGAAGGGGGAAATCTTTGCGCAATGGCCGAGCGGGGCGCGGCAGAACTTGTGGGGACCGATATCAACGAGCCGCGGCTGGTCCACGCCAAGCAGATTGCCGAGAAATTAGGGCTTGATATCACCTACAGCACGCACGACGTTATCTACGATGAGCCGCTGCCGGAGTGGATTGGCCATTTTGACATCGCCATGCTCCGTGACGTTATCGAGCATTTGGACGATGCCGAAATTGCCTTGCGAAATATCCGCCGCATCCTGAAGCCAGGCGGGGTTTTATATGTCACCTTCCCCCCCTACTACTCTGCTTTTGGCGGGCACCAGCAAACGTTGGTGAATTGGTCCAGCAAAGTCCCGTTTATGCACCTTTTGCCGAAGCCGATTTTTGAAAAAATGATTGCAAGCGGACGACCCGCCGACCAAGTGGAGGTGCGCCGCCTGCGCGACATTCGGATGACAACGAATAAACTGCGCAAGGCCGCCGCTGCTGCCGGTTATTCCATTGCCGACGAGAAGCTCTATCTTATCCGCCCGGTGTATAAAATGAAATTTGGGATGAACCCAATTGGGGCAAATTTCCTGAAGCCTTTGCCGGGGCTGCGTGATATTGTGGCGTTGGAGGCCGGGTATATTCTGAAAAATCGCGAGTAATTCCCGATGAGTACGGTCGCAACCTTGTTCCATCATGCATCTGCGCAATGATTTTCTTCACCTTTTAGCACCAGCCTTATGCCCGGGCTGCGACGACCCATTACCCGAGCAGAAGGTTGGATATTGCTACGCCTGCCGAGCCTCCCTTACCCCCGCCCCTTTCCCTCGCGATTTATTCATGGATTTGCTTCAACATTTTGACAGCGACCACCTTGCGATTTTCGCAATCGGCGCGCTGTATTTATTCGAGCAAGATTCGCCAGTGCAGCGGATTATCCACGCGCTGAAATATCAAGGTTGCTACGATTTAGGGGTTGAGCTTGGCAAGGAATTGGGCGCAACCATCAAGATGTTCCCCGAATTTCACGGGGTTGATGCGGTGGTCCCGGTTCCGCTGCACCACGCACGGCGGCGCGAACGGGGATATAACCAGGCCGAGGCAATTGCAACCGGCGTTGCGCACGCTTTTTCGGTGGAGCTTTTGACCGACCGCTTGCACCGCAGCCGCCACACCATCAGCCAAACCAGCTTGAACGCAAAAGAACGCCAGCGCAACGTGCAGAACGCATTTGCCGCACGCAACGAATCGCTGGCCGGGCGGACCGTCCTGCTGTGCGATGACGTTTGCACCACCGGCGCAACGCTGAACATCTGCGCCGACCGACTTTTGTCCGCCGGAGCGAAACGTGTGGTTGCGGCGACGGCGGCCAAGGACCTTGTTGCCAATTTCAACGCTCCCAAAACCGACGTTTCGCAATTGCTGTTCCCGTAGATGGATATTTCCCGCTCTCAATCTTTCCTGCCGCCATGCAGCCTATCCTGACCGCCGCCGAAATGCGCGCCGCCGATTCCAAGGCAATCCACCGCTACGGCATTCCCAGCCTTGTGCTGATGGAGAATGCTGCGCGGGGGGTGATAGATGCAATGGCCGCCCGATATGGCTCGCTATCGGGAAAGCGCATTTTGGTTATCTGCGGCAAAGGGAACAACGGTGGCGATGGGCTTGCGATTGCTCGGCTGGCCACGATTGCCGGGGCCAGGGCCACCGCCGTTTTGCTGTTTGCGCCGGACCAACTTTCCCCCGATGCTTCGGCCCAGCTTTCCATTGTTCGCGCCATTGCGGCCAATCACGCTCTTGCTTGGGAGGATGAAGGGTGGATGAGGGAGCGATACGACATCATTGTTGACGCGGCACTTGGCATCGGCGGCGGCGGCACACTGCGCCCGCCAATCAGCAGCGCGGTGGAGTGGATGAACCAGCAACCTGCCGAAATCGTTGCCGTGGATCTTCCCACAGGCGTTGATGCCGACACCGGCGAAGCCCCCTTAGCCGCAGTGCAAGCCAACCTGACGGTGACGCTTGGAGCATGGAAACCTGGGTTGCTTCTGCGCGATGGTCCCAACCATTCCGGCGCGGTGGTGGTTGCCCACATCGGCGCGCCGCGTGCGGTGTATGCCAACAGCAGTTTGCAGCTGCTGGATCGCCAGCTTGCGGCAAGCCTTCTTCCCTCTATTCCCCATGCGCGGCACAAGTACAGCCGCGGGTCCGTGATGGCGATTGCTGGCGCACGCGGGATGTCCGGCGCGGCGATATTGACCGCAACAGCAGCGATGCGGGCCGGGGCGGGATTAGTGGTGCTGGGGATGCCAGAAGGGATCGCACTCCCCCACCCCCTTCCCCCGGAATTGATGACGCGAACGCTCCCTTCCGACAGCAACGGGGCGTTCGATTCGGGAAATGGGATTGAGGGGTTGTTGAACGATCTTCCCCGCTTTGCCACGCTTGCGGTTGGCCCCGGCGTGTCACGCTCCGAAGGTGTGGCAACGTTCGTGCGCCAGCTTGTTGAAGCAAGCCCAATCCCCACGGTGTTGGATGCCGACGGGCTGAACGCTTTTGCCGGAAACGCTGCGGGCTTGGCCAACCGAAAAGCCCCGTTAGTAATTACGCCACACCACGGCGAAATGGCGCGGCTGCTGGCAACCAAGAAAGAAGAAGTTGGGGCAAACCCGATTGCCACGGCCAGGCAAGCTGCGGCCACAACCGGCGCGATTGTTGTGCTGAAAGGCGCGCCAACAGTGGTTGCCGCCCCCAGTGGATCCGCGTGGATTCTTCATGCCGGAAACCCCGGCATGGCAACCGCCGGAAGCGGCGATGTTCTTACCGGAACCATTGCTTCGCTGATTGCTCAATTGGGCGATTCGCTTGCGGGCGCGTTGCTGGGGACGTTTCTCCACAGCCATGCCGGAGACCTTGCCGCAGCAGCCATCGGCCAGCGAAGCATGATCGCCAGCGACCTTATCACACATCTACCAGAAGCCTACAACACCCTTCAATGAGCAACCGCCGCGCCACGGATTTCCTGCAGCTTGTGCTCCCCCTTATCGCCCACTGCGCCACGATTTACTACGTCAGCTCGCTCCCCTCACCCCCCACCCCCGACTTGGGTTTTGATTGGGGGGATAAGGTGGTTCACGCAGGGGCATTTGGGCTGATGGGATTGCTTGCCGTCCGCGCCGCACGGTGGTTTGCCGAAGGAAAGACGTTGGCACGTTGGATCACCGTGGGGCTGCTCTTCTGCTGTATCTATGCCGGATTGGATGAGGTTCATCAATCCTACGTCCCGGGCCGCGATGCCGACGTGATGGACTGGGTGGCCGACATTGTTGGGGCCGCGCTTGCTGGCGAAGCAATTTGGCTGATCCGCCGAACGGGATGGGGCGCGGCGTTGTTCAATCCAAGCACCTAACTTCCCCCTTGCTCCCCCACCATTCTTCCCCTATGTTATGGCCATGAGAAATCAGCTTTTTGCGGTGGCGCTGGTTGCCACGCTCTTTCAGTGTTGCCCACTTTCTGCGCAGCAGCAATCGCTATCGGGCCACCTGAGTTTGGATATTCCTGCAATCGGCAATGCCGCCGAAGCGATGCCGCCACACGCTCCCCACCTTGCGGGCAATGTGGAAGGGAAATCGGTGTGGATTGCTGGTGGGTTATCGCTGCTGGTTCCGGGGGCTGGGCAGGTGTATGCCGAAGCTCCGTGGTGGCGTGCGGTGGTTTATGGTGCGGCGGAGGTGGCGGGCTGGACCATCTTCGGGGTTTATCAGGCAAAAGGGAACGACGCAACAACGGCGTTCGAGCAGTTCGCCGACCAGCATTGGGACGTTACGCGGTACATCGGTTGGATTGAGGCGAATTACCAGCAGTGGAGCGACCAGCAGATTGATAAAACAGCGGCGGCGGAGGCATTGGCCAACATCTACCGTTCGGACGACCCCACGATTTCCCCCTGGGAGCGGGTTGATTTCCAGCAACTACGCAAGTTGGAATCGGCCGTGAAGGATGACTTCACCCACACCCTTCCGAACCATGGCGAGCAGCAGTATTACGAGCAGATTGGGAAGTACGTCCAATACCGCGCCGGCTGGGATGACCACATCGCCGAAGGTGACACGGCCATCTACAACCCCAGCCGCGTCACCCAACGCAACCATGACTACACCCTTCTGCGGCTTGATGCGAACAACCTGCTGAGCTACGCCCAAACGGGGATTACGATTGTGGCAATCAACCACATCGTAAGCATGCTGGACGCAGCCCTAACCGCCCACGCCCACAACATCAGAATCAAATCAGAACTGAAAGGAATGCTGCAACCAAACGGAGAGCTGGAGATGGTGCCGATGGTGAGGGTGGGGGTGGGGTTTTAGGTAGGTTCCGCACGTTACAGCGCATCCACCTCTGGTTGATATTTTTTTTGGAGCCTTAGAATTGCCTTGCAAAGGTGCATAGCATTTGTACTATCTTGACTACAGTTAAGCAATTCCCTGTTCCCTGCCCTCCCGCTTAGGTAAGACTCATCATCAACACAACTCTGTCGGAGGTCACCATGCGAGCGATGTTCGTGCTATGTATCCTTGCCTTATCGGCAACCCATAGCTATGCCCAAGACTTAGCATTCTTTAATATCACACACTGGGAGAACCTGGTTAAAAAGGCGAAGTTTTTCGCACATGATTCTGCTGGGAAACAGCAATACCCAACAGTAGCTGATGTATCTATCACTGAAGATGGTCTCCCTGTCAATCTGATTTCGGTAGTCTCACCTTCCCCCACCCCCTACAAGCCACTTTCCACTGTGCTTGTGTTTGATATTGCCACCGTAACAGTCACCGATACAGGAAGCATTCCCAATATCAGATTTGCAAAAGCAGCAGCCCAGACATGGATCAATAAAATTGTGCCATACGAGAGCCAATGCGCAATTTCAGGATTCAGGAGGAAGTATTCTCTTAATCAAGATTTCACATTCAACAAAGCAAAGCTGCTGGCAGCCACTGAGCGGCTGCAATCAAGCAGCGACAGGAATATTGAGGAGGCTTTGATAAGCAACCGAGTATCAGCATTGCAATTGACAAAAAACGCCAATTATAAAAGCATCATCATTCTATTAACGGATAGCTATCAACCCCACCTGAATACAAGTGAGATTATTGCAGAAGCAAAACGGCAAAATTGCACTATTTACACAGTAACAATAGGATTACCAACGTCCGATTCTCTGCAAAAGATCAGCAAGGAGACAGGGGGCAAATGGTTCGATGCCATCACTTCAATAGAGCAAGTACAAAAGGCATATCGAGAAATATATTACCATGCTCAAGGCCATCAACCTTGTGAAATATCATGGGTTGGTAGTGCGCAATGCTTTACCGACCAACGGACGGCCTCACTACAATGGAATGGAAAGACAGCAACAGTTTCTTATTACTATGGGAGTTCGCACATCCTCCCCAACCAGAAAGGGTTGTTCTTTAATTCGAAGTTACCCGGTAAAAAATATGACACAACCATCAAGCTCACCGCAAGAAATATAAATATTGCTATTTCGCAGATAACCAGTTCAAACCCAGCGTTCGATATCAACCCAAAGCAGCTCACTCTTTATGGTGCAATCGGCCAAAACTTAGTTGTCAGCTATACCCCAACGGATAGCAGTTATGCGTGGACCCAATTCACATTACATTCTGATGTTTGCCGCTACACATATTTTGCAAGCGGAGGTTTTCCATCAGTAAGCCTAAAGCAACCAACGCTTTCATTAACCAAGCCAACTGATAATATTTTAGTTGCCGGAAGCAATACCGAAGTTGCTTGGAACGGTATACTCACTGCAAAGAGGTTTGCGAAAATCAGAGCACGTGGAAATTCAGGGTTAGAAGTCTCTCTAACTCTGGGCGGTACTCCTCAATATCGTTGAAAAATCTTCGGATAGCTCCACGAAATTCATCCTTCGTTTCATAATACCTCCTGTCTATTACCTTCTTCCTCATGTATTTCCATAATCGCTCAATTAAATTCAAATTCGGTGAGTAACTCGGCAAAAATACCTGCTCTATTCGCGATGATGATAACCACTCCCGCAAACGACGACTCCGATAGTATCTCGCGTTGTCGCAAATCACTCTGATCCTTCCACTCGGATGCTTCCGCTCTAAGGCTGCATACAACTCAATCGTTGATTCACTATCCACCCGCTCGCTTTCCACCACCTCCACATCTCCCACATCATGCGCGTTCAATGCCGCGTTGATGTTCACACGTTCCCGACCCGTGTTCGATCGCACTTCATACCGACTCCCCGACTTGATCCACCCGTAACTGCTCCGTGTGTTGTGCTGAGGATGCACCGCATCACTGAAATACACTACCCCACCTTCCTCGCCTTCACCCCTATCAGCAAGCAATCCCGCCAGACGTTCAAGAAATTCCTCCTGCTCCGCTCGATTCCCCTTCTGGAGCACCAGACTCGTCTTCTTGTACACAAAGCCCAGACGCTTCAGCAATGCTACCATCCCGCTCTCCGTATATCGCACACCATAACGCTCGCACACCAACTCCACCACCTCCTTCGATGTATGATGCAGATGTCCCTCCAGTTCCTTCGATACAGCTGATGCCTGTTCACCGCTCAGCTTCCCACCATAGCACACATACTTGTCTTCTATGTAATCCTCAAAGCTCTTTGATGCTCGATACCCTTCGGCATACCGATATATCGTCGAATTATCAACACCCAACGCAAAGGCCGTCTCGCCAACGCTAAATCCCCCGTCAAGCATCAGCAGCGTCGTGATCTTCACATACCGACGCTTCTCTTTCTCCATTCGCTGCAATTTCCGCAGTTGTGTCCGTAATTCCTCCGTAAGTTCTATCATCTCTTCCCTCTATCTATTCAATGACTACTATCTTTTCCCTAACGTAACCCCATCATCCCTTTTTCGCAAACTACTTTATTTCGAGTATATCTCACCAGATGACGGAATTACGCTTGAGTATTCAAGTGATAGTGGCATGGCATGGAACCCTATAGTCAGGAATGCTAGGGGAGGGAAATATCTGTGGCGTGTCCCGAATATTGAATCGAATTCTTGCTTGCTTCGCGCAAGGCAAGCATTATTCGGCATCTCTCAGCAACCTCACCAATGGCCTCAAAGGATAGGAGGCCCAAAATCCGAGAGCGTTAGCGGGATTGTAGCGGATAACGCTGGCCATATTTTTATTGCTGGTTACTCAACAGGGGAAATCACAGATTTTGGAAGCTCTGCATTAAAAACTTCCGGCGGTTATGTAGCCAAATACAGCACCGATGGAAGGCGTATTTGGGTAGTACAGTTTACTGGTATTCCTTCGAATGCGGGGAAAGGTATAGCTATTGATAACGCAGGCAATCTGGTAATAACAGGTCGTTTTTTCAATAAAATGGATATTGGAGACACCAGCCTTACTGCTGTCGGCGGTGCAGATATTTTTGTAGCAAAATTTGATTCTGATGGCAATCTACAATGGGCTACCCAAGCTGGGGGAATTGACCCCGACCAAAGTCAAGCTGTTACTACTGACAAGCAAGGGAATATATACATCACTGGTAGCTTTTTTAAAAGGGCTTCGTTTGGTGAATACGAGTTGATAAATACCCTAATCGAAAGAAATGACACCGCGAATTACTTCCGAAGCTACGAGAATGCCTTTGTTGCCAAGTACTCAAAAGACGGCAAGATTGTTTGGGTGAAAAAATTTGATGGCATTTCGAATACATCACGTGATGCAGTGTATGGGGGCGGCATTTCCATGGATGCTTCAGGAAATTTAATAGTGATCGGCAATTTTAATGGATGGATCAAGTATGATACAACATTGTTCTACAGCCATAGTGAAGAGGATGTTTTCATAGGAAAATTTACTACAGATGGAGAGTTAATTTGGCTTGATCATTATGGGATTCCCGGTGTCAGTACACCGATATTTTTTGATGCATTGACAATTGATTCAGCTAACAACATCATTCTTACTGTTTCAATAAACTATCGAGGTTATTTACTGAAGTTCAATACAGATGGGGATAGATTACTGGGGCAATATATGCCTTCAAGATTTTATCAAAACCGTCATGAAATATACCCGCCACAGAGTTCTATAGTTTCGGATAAATATGGGAATATATTTTTAATATGCTCTCTTATTAGCAAAACCAATATTGGTATTGACACATTACCTCGAAACAATTATGAAGGGAACACATTGGTTTCAAAGATTCATCCAGATGGAACGTATGAATGGTCCACTGTCATTGGCAGTAGCGAATCTGGGACTAGCAGAAGCATTACACTTGACTCCTTGAATAACATCTTCGTTGCTGGTGGGTTTCACAATACTGGCAATTTTCTTGATTCCCAGATGACCACTGTCAAGTATGAGGACGTTTTCATTTCTCAAGTAATGGATATTACAGCCAACAGTACTTTGTCTAATATTTCTTTTCAAATAAAAAAATCAAAGGTAGCGAGCAAAGACGTTGATTTTGGGAATGTTGGTGCTGGCTATCAAAAGGATACCGTGATTCAAGATTTCATCCGAAATATTGGTTCCTACCCTATTAGCGTTCTCGCTATTGATATTCTTGGTGAGCAGGCTGCGACTTTTACTATCACTTCCCCACCTCCACCATTTACTATTGCTCCTAATACTTCTTACCCAGTTGAGCTTAGATTTCTCCAATCAAGTACCGGATTGAATTCAGCACAGATCCGCATTAT encodes:
- a CDS encoding NAD(P)H-hydrate dehydratase, whose protein sequence is MQPILTAAEMRAADSKAIHRYGIPSLVLMENAARGVIDAMAARYGSLSGKRILVICGKGNNGGDGLAIARLATIAGARATAVLLFAPDQLSPDASAQLSIVRAIAANHALAWEDEGWMRERYDIIVDAALGIGGGGTLRPPISSAVEWMNQQPAEIVAVDLPTGVDADTGEAPLAAVQANLTVTLGAWKPGLLLRDGPNHSGAVVVAHIGAPRAVYANSSLQLLDRQLAASLLPSIPHARHKYSRGSVMAIAGARGMSGAAILTATAAMRAGAGLVVLGMPEGIALPHPLPPELMTRTLPSDSNGAFDSGNGIEGLLNDLPRFATLAVGPGVSRSEGVATFVRQLVEASPIPTVLDADGLNAFAGNAAGLANRKAPLVITPHHGEMARLLATKKEEVGANPIATARQAAATTGAIVVLKGAPTVVAAPSGSAWILHAGNPGMATAGSGDVLTGTIASLIAQLGDSLAGALLGTFLHSHAGDLAAAAIGQRSMIASDLITHLPEAYNTLQ
- a CDS encoding glycosyltransferase family 2 protein; the protein is MQASLHADPQQHLPTISVVIPLFNEEESLRELGKRLETTLQQMAGERYEVIFVDDGSRDGSFSVIQELHRKNPRFQAIRFRTNYGKSAALSVGFAKARGQFVYTMDADLQDDPAELPAMMEKLESGYDLVSGWKKRRHDPWHKTMPSKLFNKVVQTVTKLKIHDFNCGLKLYRSEVLPQLSVYGEMHRYLPAQAHWQGFRVAELPVTHHARKHGVSKFGVSRFLKGYLDLLTLLLTFRYSTRPLHVFGTIGTIVALVGFLIDLWLSIEWFLGMTSLTNRPLALLGVLLIIVGVQLVSIGLIGEMIAKNSLDNARYSIREILE
- a CDS encoding SDR family NAD(P)-dependent oxidoreductase, with the protein product MPTQRIILTGASSGIGAILAVEYAKQCCKLLLVARRKDRLESVAAQVAAAGGEAIILAADVTEPETAATAVDLAVQAWGGVDLVIANAGTSSPQWFNSFDAADAEQTMRVNWFSLVRMVQVVIPLFRRQGGGTFVAISSLAGYRGMPGSGPYNASKAAVTTLMQSLRTEVVGTPIRLLTISPGFIRTPMTDKNEFPMPFLMEPEQGARRIMAAIAKGKSEYRFPARLSAAVRLLQWMPNWLFDRLMNKLRPNPRDASPSVAEPNARRRR
- the vanZ gene encoding VanZ family protein, translating into MSNRRATDFLQLVLPLIAHCATIYYVSSLPSPPTPDLGFDWGDKVVHAGAFGLMGLLAVRAARWFAEGKTLARWITVGLLFCCIYAGLDEVHQSYVPGRDADVMDWVADIVGAALAGEAIWLIRRTGWGAALFNPST
- a CDS encoding class I SAM-dependent methyltransferase; amino-acid sequence: MLSTVNSFDFIDATDKYLWGYMYGLSREYIIDYLESKNVPISGAKIIEIGCAEGGNLCAMAERGAAELVGTDINEPRLVHAKQIAEKLGLDITYSTHDVIYDEPLPEWIGHFDIAMLRDVIEHLDDAEIALRNIRRILKPGGVLYVTFPPYYSAFGGHQQTLVNWSSKVPFMHLLPKPIFEKMIASGRPADQVEVRRLRDIRMTTNKLRKAAAAAGYSIADEKLYLIRPVYKMKFGMNPIGANFLKPLPGLRDIVALEAGYILKNRE
- a CDS encoding ComF family protein, with the translated sequence MDLLQHFDSDHLAIFAIGALYLFEQDSPVQRIIHALKYQGCYDLGVELGKELGATIKMFPEFHGVDAVVPVPLHHARRRERGYNQAEAIATGVAHAFSVELLTDRLHRSRHTISQTSLNAKERQRNVQNAFAARNESLAGRTVLLCDDVCTTGATLNICADRLLSAGAKRVVAATAAKDLVANFNAPKTDVSQLLFP